In one window of Drosophila mauritiana strain mau12 chromosome X, ASM438214v1, whole genome shotgun sequence DNA:
- the LOC117147847 gene encoding uncharacterized protein LOC117147847 isoform X1 produces MQSTQSKGDRSSMHRGPLLLCAVVVVLVTLPEQINARMAFEKLTDFDFPGNTYYSVKNLSLYECQGWCREEADCQAAAFSFVVNPLSPSQETHCQLQNDSSAANPSAAPQRSANMYYMVKLQLRSENVCHRPWSFERVPNKVIRGLDNALIYTSTKEACLSACLNERRFVCRSVEYDYNNMKCVLSDSDRRSSGQFVQLVDAQGTDYFENLCLKPVQACKNNRSFGNSQKMGVSEEKVAQYVGLHYYTDKELQVTSESACRLACEIESEFLCRSFLYLGQPQGSQYNCRLYHLDHKTLPDGPSTYLNHERPLIDHGEPIGQYFENQCEKAAGLGAGSPPGTLDKIDTLPVSLDTIEDPNLTNLTRNDVNCDKTGTCYDVSVHCKDTRIAVQVRTNKPFNGRIYALGRSETCNIDVINSDAFRLDLTMAGQDCNTQSVTGVYSNTVVLQHHSVVMTKADKIYKVKCTYDMSSKNITFGMMPIRDPEMIHINSSPEAPPPRIRILDTRQREVETVRIGDRLNFRIEIPEDTPYGIFARSCVAMAKDARTSFKIIDDDGCPTDPTIFPGFTADGNALQSTYEAFRFTESYGVIFQCNVKYCLGPCEPAVCEWNMESFESLGRRRRRSIESNDTKSDDDMNISQEILVLDFGDEKREFFKADPSTDFAKGECEKTKSFCQRLTYLILHLDKTVTIIEPCPTKTSVLALAVTCALMILLYISTLFCYYMKKWMQPHKIVA; encoded by the exons ATGCAGTCAACCCAAAGTAAAGGTGATCGATCTTCGATGCACAGGGGCCCCCTACTTCTCTGCGCCGTGGTGGTCGTCCTGGTGACTTTGCCTGAACAGATCAATGCCCGTATGGCATTTGAAAAGCTAACGGACTTTGATTTTCCGGGCAACACGTATTACAGCGTGAAAAACCTTTCACTCTATGAGTGTCAAGGATGGTGTCGCGAGGAGGCAGATTGCCAAGCGGCGGCTTTTAGTTTTGTAGTTAACCCTTTGTCGCCTTCGCAAGAGACCCACTGTCAATTGCAGAACGACTCCTCCGCAGCCAATCCTTCGGCAGCTCCGCAAAGAAGCGCAAACATGTACTACATGGTAAAATTGCAGCTGCGCAGCGAGAATGTGTGCCACCGACCGTGGAGTTTCGAGAGGGTTCCAAACAAGGTGATCCGCGGCCTGGACAATGCACTAATATACACCAGTACAAAAGAGGCCTGTTTATCAGCTTGCCTCAACGAAAGGCGATTTGTATGCCGATCTGTGGAGTATGATTATAACAACATGAAGTGTGTGCTCAGTGATTCGGATAGACGCAGCTCTGGACAGTTTGTTCAACTAGTGGATGCTCAGGGTACGGATTACTTTGAGAATCTGTGCTTAAAGCCGGTTCAGGCCTGTAAAAATAACCGTTCGTTTGGCAATTCCCAAAAAATGGGGGTCTCAGAAGAGAAGGTGGCCCAATACGTTGGTCTGCACTACTATACTGACAAGGAACTCCAAGTGACCTCAGAATCCGCCTGCCGTTTGGCATGTGAAATTGAATCTGAGTTCCTGTGCCGCTCCTTCCTGTACCTGGGTCAACCCCAAGGATCCCAGTACAACTGTAGGCTATATCATTTGGATCATAAGACCCTGCCTGATGGTCCATCCACGTATTTGAACCATGAGCGCCCACTGATCGATCATGGTGAGCCCATTGGTCAGTACTTTGAAAATCAGTGCGAGAAAGCCGCCGGTTTGGGAGCTGGATCACCACCGGGAACTCTTGATAAAATCGATACTCTACCCGTTAGCCTAGACACCATTGAAGATCCCAACCTGACCAACTTAACCCGCAATGACGTTAATTGTGACAAGACCGGAACTTGCTATGATG TTTCTGTGCACTGCAAGGACACTAGAATTGCCGTGCAGGTCCGCACCAACAAGCCGTTCAATGGACGCATTTATGCTTTGGGACGCTCGGAGACCTGCAACATCGATGTTATTAACTCAGATGCTTTTCGGTTGGATTTGACCATGGCTGGACAGGATTGTAACACGCAGAGTGTG ACCGGTGTCTACTCCAACACAGTGGTTTTGCAGCATCACAGCGTGGTAATGACCAAGGCCGACAAGATCTATAAGGTTAAGTGCACTTACGATATGAGCTCAAAGAATATCACCTTCGGTATGATGCCGATCCGTGACCCGGAGATGATCCATATAAATTCGTCTCCGGAGGCTCCACCACCAAGGATCCGCATCCTGGACACCCGACAACGTGAGGTGGAGACTGTGCGTATTGGAGATCGACTTAATTTCCGCATCGAGATTCCTGAAGACA CTCCCTATGGCATTTTTGCTCGATCTTGTGTGGCTATGGCTAAGGACGCACGCACCAGCTTTAAGATCATCGACGACGACGGCTGCCCCACTGATCCCACCATCTTCCCCGGCTTCACCGCTGACGGTAATGCTCTGCAATCTACATACGAGGCGTTCCGATTCACGGAGAGCTACGGCGTGATTTTCCAATGCAATGTCAAGTACTGCTTGGGTCCATGTGAGCCGGCTGTGTGCGAATGGAACATGGAGTCATTCGAATCTTTGGGCAGACGGCGTCGTCGCTCTATCGAGAG cAACGATACCAAGAGCGATGATGATATGAACATCTCGCAGGAGATCCTCGTTTTAGACTTCGGCGATGAAAAGCGCGAGTTCTTTAAGGCAGATCCCAGCACAGACTTCGCCAAAGGTGAGTGTGAAAAAACGAAATCGTTTTGTCAGCGCCTTACGTACCTTATATTACATCTAGACAAAACTGTTACCATTATCGAGCCGTGCCCCACGAAGACATCGGTCCTAGCTCTCGCGGTCACATGCGCGCTGATGATCCTGCTCTACATTTCAACTTTATTCTGCTACTACATGAAGAAGTGGATGCAGCCCCACAAGATCGTAGCATAA
- the LOC117147847 gene encoding uncharacterized protein LOC117147847 isoform X2, translating into MQSTQSKGDRSSMHRGPLLLCAVVVVLVTLPEQINARMAFEKLTDFDFPGNTYYSVKNLSLYECQGWCREEADCQAAAFSFVVNPLSPSQETHCQLQNDSSAANPSAAPQRSANMYYMVKLQLRSENVCHRPWSFERVPNKVIRGLDNALIYTSTKEACLSACLNERRFVCRSVEYDYNNMKCVLSDSDRRSSGQFVQLVDAQGTDYFENLCLKPVQACKNNRSFGNSQKMGVSEEKVAQYVGLHYYTDKELQVTSESACRLACEIESEFLCRSFLYLGQPQGSQYNCRLYHLDHKTLPDGPSTYLNHERPLIDHGEPIGQYFENQCEKAAGLGAGSPPGTLDKIDTLPVSLDTIEDPNLTNLTRNDVNCDKTGTCYDVSVHCKDTRIAVQVRTNKPFNGRIYALGRSETCNIDVINSDAFRLDLTMAGQDCNTQSVTGVYSNTVVLQHHSVVMTKADKIYKVKCTYDMSSKNITFGMMPIRDPEMIHINSSPEAPPPRIRILDTRQREVETVRIGDRLNFRIEIPEDTPYGIFARSCVAMAKDARTSFKIIDDDGCPTDPTIFPGFTADGNALQSTYEAFRFTESYGVIFQCNVKYCLGPCEPAVCEWNMESFESLGRRRRRSIESNDTKSDDDMNISQEILVLDFGDEKREFFKADPSTDFAKDKTVTIIEPCPTKTSVLALAVTCALMILLYISTLFCYYMKKWMQPHKIVA; encoded by the exons ATGCAGTCAACCCAAAGTAAAGGTGATCGATCTTCGATGCACAGGGGCCCCCTACTTCTCTGCGCCGTGGTGGTCGTCCTGGTGACTTTGCCTGAACAGATCAATGCCCGTATGGCATTTGAAAAGCTAACGGACTTTGATTTTCCGGGCAACACGTATTACAGCGTGAAAAACCTTTCACTCTATGAGTGTCAAGGATGGTGTCGCGAGGAGGCAGATTGCCAAGCGGCGGCTTTTAGTTTTGTAGTTAACCCTTTGTCGCCTTCGCAAGAGACCCACTGTCAATTGCAGAACGACTCCTCCGCAGCCAATCCTTCGGCAGCTCCGCAAAGAAGCGCAAACATGTACTACATGGTAAAATTGCAGCTGCGCAGCGAGAATGTGTGCCACCGACCGTGGAGTTTCGAGAGGGTTCCAAACAAGGTGATCCGCGGCCTGGACAATGCACTAATATACACCAGTACAAAAGAGGCCTGTTTATCAGCTTGCCTCAACGAAAGGCGATTTGTATGCCGATCTGTGGAGTATGATTATAACAACATGAAGTGTGTGCTCAGTGATTCGGATAGACGCAGCTCTGGACAGTTTGTTCAACTAGTGGATGCTCAGGGTACGGATTACTTTGAGAATCTGTGCTTAAAGCCGGTTCAGGCCTGTAAAAATAACCGTTCGTTTGGCAATTCCCAAAAAATGGGGGTCTCAGAAGAGAAGGTGGCCCAATACGTTGGTCTGCACTACTATACTGACAAGGAACTCCAAGTGACCTCAGAATCCGCCTGCCGTTTGGCATGTGAAATTGAATCTGAGTTCCTGTGCCGCTCCTTCCTGTACCTGGGTCAACCCCAAGGATCCCAGTACAACTGTAGGCTATATCATTTGGATCATAAGACCCTGCCTGATGGTCCATCCACGTATTTGAACCATGAGCGCCCACTGATCGATCATGGTGAGCCCATTGGTCAGTACTTTGAAAATCAGTGCGAGAAAGCCGCCGGTTTGGGAGCTGGATCACCACCGGGAACTCTTGATAAAATCGATACTCTACCCGTTAGCCTAGACACCATTGAAGATCCCAACCTGACCAACTTAACCCGCAATGACGTTAATTGTGACAAGACCGGAACTTGCTATGATG TTTCTGTGCACTGCAAGGACACTAGAATTGCCGTGCAGGTCCGCACCAACAAGCCGTTCAATGGACGCATTTATGCTTTGGGACGCTCGGAGACCTGCAACATCGATGTTATTAACTCAGATGCTTTTCGGTTGGATTTGACCATGGCTGGACAGGATTGTAACACGCAGAGTGTG ACCGGTGTCTACTCCAACACAGTGGTTTTGCAGCATCACAGCGTGGTAATGACCAAGGCCGACAAGATCTATAAGGTTAAGTGCACTTACGATATGAGCTCAAAGAATATCACCTTCGGTATGATGCCGATCCGTGACCCGGAGATGATCCATATAAATTCGTCTCCGGAGGCTCCACCACCAAGGATCCGCATCCTGGACACCCGACAACGTGAGGTGGAGACTGTGCGTATTGGAGATCGACTTAATTTCCGCATCGAGATTCCTGAAGACA CTCCCTATGGCATTTTTGCTCGATCTTGTGTGGCTATGGCTAAGGACGCACGCACCAGCTTTAAGATCATCGACGACGACGGCTGCCCCACTGATCCCACCATCTTCCCCGGCTTCACCGCTGACGGTAATGCTCTGCAATCTACATACGAGGCGTTCCGATTCACGGAGAGCTACGGCGTGATTTTCCAATGCAATGTCAAGTACTGCTTGGGTCCATGTGAGCCGGCTGTGTGCGAATGGAACATGGAGTCATTCGAATCTTTGGGCAGACGGCGTCGTCGCTCTATCGAGAG cAACGATACCAAGAGCGATGATGATATGAACATCTCGCAGGAGATCCTCGTTTTAGACTTCGGCGATGAAAAGCGCGAGTTCTTTAAGGCAGATCCCAGCACAGACTTCGCCAAAG ACAAAACTGTTACCATTATCGAGCCGTGCCCCACGAAGACATCGGTCCTAGCTCTCGCGGTCACATGCGCGCTGATGATCCTGCTCTACATTTCAACTTTATTCTGCTACTACATGAAGAAGTGGATGCAGCCCCACAAGATCGTAGCATAA